One window of the Thalassoroseus pseudoceratinae genome contains the following:
- a CDS encoding DUF4838 domain-containing protein, translated as MTVRKLMHRVGRAWKFLSLVMILLLSGNAISAESPPRISLVANGQARMPVVVSPDAQSDVRLAAEELTDYLSRIGDAKFRMEDRDAAEEPPRKRKGIYVGLSTHFSDLPFSVKWKTDGVTRDQYLMRTTPNGLYLLGTTPAAVQCAVWDFLHRQGYRLFFLTDTWEVVPHRSEITVALNVVEQPDYVTRQAPRGAPWSDRELWKRWHIRNRMNSSFTLNTGHAYGGIVRRNKKTFAEHPEYFALVDGERRTGANAKFCISNAELRQLVVDDAIREMKTRPDQDSLSMDPSDGGGWCECDQCRAMGSVSDRALTLANDVAVAINKLDLGEKYVGMYAYNDHSPPPNISADPHVIISVATAFIRGGYSVEELVSGWQARDAILGIRDYHDVFAWSHDRPRKARGGNLEYLTRTIPWFYEHGARFMNSENMDSWGANGLGYWLTPQLLWDVDNAKRVDVLIEDFLDNAFGKAKEPMRKFYELVNQDQKAIRSHEDVVARMYRHLEQAYELTDDSRVHARLDDLILYTRYLELYGQYRNAEGQQRQQGFEQVWRHAWRMRDRMMLSTVALCNRDRFRDRTVKVPLDPSSWKDDQSFESDEIAVILTKGIEANEPTVLDFEAKEFSQDLVPASRLNLPPVTPGRLDERSRGRQQLYTWFDDDHRQIELNVTGGLIKHYRDRGHVKFWLYSQKEATLDPVDQDDSVPPDGQQRRIVLKSPYDGLHWLEWTDGSDKTQVTFAKEMPRTIRSTLEDPMRLGGRWDLYFYVPHGTKVVGGYTDSTRGTLLDGDQNVVFDFASMEAAGYFRVAVPKGQSGKLWKFNDSRGSRMLMTVPPYLATSVETLLLPREVIESDGRPVTTDVEN; from the coding sequence ATGACTGTTAGAAAATTAATGCATCGAGTTGGTCGAGCTTGGAAGTTCTTGAGTTTGGTCATGATCCTGCTGCTATCAGGAAACGCGATATCGGCCGAGTCCCCGCCGAGAATCTCATTGGTGGCCAACGGGCAAGCCCGGATGCCGGTGGTTGTAAGTCCCGATGCCCAATCAGACGTTCGTCTAGCAGCGGAGGAGTTAACAGACTATCTCAGCCGCATCGGTGACGCAAAATTTCGAATGGAGGACCGCGACGCTGCGGAGGAACCTCCTCGAAAACGCAAAGGAATTTATGTCGGTCTGAGCACACATTTTTCCGACCTTCCGTTCTCGGTGAAATGGAAGACGGACGGAGTTACTCGCGATCAATATCTCATGCGAACGACGCCGAACGGTCTCTATTTACTGGGCACGACACCGGCGGCCGTGCAGTGTGCCGTCTGGGACTTTTTGCATCGTCAAGGCTATCGGCTGTTCTTTCTGACTGACACCTGGGAAGTCGTGCCACATCGATCGGAAATAACTGTGGCCCTCAATGTTGTCGAGCAGCCGGACTATGTGACTCGGCAAGCCCCGCGAGGTGCTCCGTGGTCGGATCGGGAATTGTGGAAACGTTGGCACATTCGCAACCGAATGAATTCGTCATTCACGCTCAACACCGGCCACGCTTACGGGGGGATCGTTCGACGGAACAAAAAGACGTTCGCCGAACATCCGGAGTATTTCGCGTTGGTGGATGGTGAGCGACGCACCGGAGCGAACGCCAAATTCTGTATTAGCAACGCCGAACTCCGACAGCTTGTCGTTGATGACGCCATCCGAGAAATGAAGACCCGCCCCGATCAAGACAGTCTTTCGATGGACCCCTCCGACGGCGGTGGCTGGTGTGAATGTGACCAATGTCGTGCGATGGGAAGTGTGAGCGATCGGGCACTGACGCTAGCCAATGATGTCGCCGTGGCGATCAACAAGCTTGATCTGGGGGAAAAGTACGTCGGCATGTATGCCTATAATGATCATAGTCCGCCACCAAATATCTCGGCTGATCCGCATGTCATCATCAGTGTCGCCACGGCGTTCATTCGTGGTGGCTATTCGGTCGAGGAACTTGTATCGGGTTGGCAAGCTCGGGATGCAATTCTCGGCATCCGAGATTATCACGATGTCTTCGCCTGGAGCCACGATCGACCACGGAAAGCCCGTGGTGGCAATCTTGAATATCTGACCCGCACGATTCCGTGGTTCTATGAACACGGTGCGCGTTTTATGAATTCGGAAAACATGGATAGCTGGGGGGCAAACGGTTTAGGTTACTGGCTCACACCGCAACTCCTTTGGGATGTCGACAATGCGAAGCGAGTGGATGTTTTGATTGAGGACTTCCTCGACAACGCATTTGGCAAAGCGAAAGAACCCATGCGGAAGTTTTACGAGCTGGTCAATCAAGATCAAAAGGCGATTCGGTCGCATGAGGATGTCGTCGCGCGGATGTATCGCCACCTGGAACAAGCGTACGAATTGACGGATGACTCGCGGGTTCACGCTCGTCTGGATGATCTGATTCTCTATACACGATATCTGGAACTTTACGGCCAATACCGCAATGCGGAAGGCCAGCAGAGACAACAGGGATTTGAGCAGGTCTGGCGACACGCCTGGCGGATGCGGGATCGAATGATGCTTTCAACGGTGGCCCTTTGTAATCGGGATCGTTTTCGTGATCGCACCGTCAAAGTCCCCCTAGATCCGAGTTCATGGAAAGATGATCAATCGTTCGAAAGTGACGAGATCGCAGTCATTCTCACCAAAGGAATCGAAGCGAACGAGCCGACGGTTCTCGATTTTGAAGCCAAGGAGTTTAGTCAGGATCTTGTCCCGGCTTCACGCCTGAATTTACCGCCAGTCACGCCTGGTCGACTCGACGAGCGAAGTCGAGGTCGACAGCAACTCTATACCTGGTTTGACGACGACCATCGCCAGATAGAACTCAATGTGACGGGTGGTTTGATCAAGCACTATCGGGATCGGGGCCACGTGAAATTTTGGCTCTATTCGCAAAAGGAAGCCACGCTCGATCCGGTCGACCAGGATGACAGTGTGCCACCAGATGGGCAGCAGCGTCGCATCGTATTGAAGAGCCCCTATGACGGACTTCATTGGTTGGAATGGACCGATGGAAGCGACAAAACCCAGGTGACCTTCGCGAAGGAGATGCCACGCACTATTCGCTCAACCTTGGAAGACCCCATGCGACTCGGCGGACGTTGGGATCTTTATTTCTATGTGCCGCATGGCACGAAAGTCGTTGGCGGTTATACGGATTCAACGAGGGGAACTCTTCTCGATGGAGATCAAAACGTTGTGTTTGATTTTGCTTCGATGGAGGCAGCCGGATACTTTCGAGTCGCAGTCCCTAAGGGGCAGAGCGGAAAACTGTGGAAGTTCAACGATTCGCGGGGCAGTCGAATGTTGATGACCGTTCCGCCCTACTTGGCAACAAGCGTCGAAACCTTGCTGTTGCCACGCGAGGTTATCGAGTCAGACGGTCGTCCCGTCACGACGGATGTCGAAAACTGA
- a CDS encoding sigma-70 family RNA polymerase sigma factor, protein MQHANVAELIDRVRRGDEDAREQLFGLCRIQLKQWATTVFAGQLGPVWDLSDAVQESLAEANRDFAAYRGRNADELFAWLRQILSHTILDRQRHQSRQKRHGGSLQSLDFSHAFGTPLKDLVPDAGSSISHRMIRAEQTETLSHMIDHLPEDQATVVRLRHLQGLSVDEISQQMNRSAPSVAGLLIRAMRRLRELMAHKDT, encoded by the coding sequence ATGCAACACGCCAATGTGGCAGAACTGATCGACCGTGTGCGGAGGGGCGACGAAGATGCACGGGAGCAATTGTTTGGGCTGTGTCGAATTCAGCTCAAGCAGTGGGCGACGACGGTCTTCGCCGGACAGTTGGGGCCGGTCTGGGACTTGTCCGACGCCGTTCAGGAATCGCTCGCCGAAGCCAACCGCGATTTTGCAGCGTATCGCGGTCGCAACGCAGACGAACTGTTTGCTTGGCTCAGACAAATTCTGAGTCACACAATCTTGGATCGACAGCGTCATCAAAGTCGCCAAAAACGCCACGGCGGTTCGCTCCAGTCACTCGATTTCAGCCATGCTTTCGGCACACCTCTCAAGGACTTGGTTCCCGATGCAGGCTCGTCCATTAGTCATCGCATGATTCGTGCCGAGCAAACCGAGACGCTCAGCCACATGATCGATCATCTCCCCGAGGATCAAGCCACGGTTGTCCGACTCCGACATTTGCAGGGGCTGTCCGTTGACGAGATTTCTCAGCAAATGAATCGTTCAGCCCCGTCGGTTGCCGGATTGTTGATTCGAGCGATGCGGCGATTGCGGGAATTGATGGCCCACAAGGACACTTAA
- a CDS encoding serine/threonine-protein kinase produces the protein MDNHERQTSFEQIQTICRDFRRKLKSGLPKRIEDYLDRVYEPSREMLFQNLLHVEIEFRRRQGEQPESNEYAARFPDLTRLVRQAFFESTMMSMSPEVETPADEATILYGMPAARKLGDYELLRELGRGGFGVVYEARHLQRGEIVAIKTLPIQSDGQTQSLDDAERLHRFRREFRSLSEINHPNLVGMQSLEVDGRQWFFTMDLVDGVDFLEYVRPHGALNETRLRESLGQLVAGILALHHLEIVHRDLKPSNVFVSADGLVTIMDFGLVAELQVRTDQTISMYSKQFAGTPRYAAPEQTLGVRSTASDWYAMGVMLYEALTGEVPFTGSHVDVIVQKRTEDAPKLRERDDIPVDLAELVDHLLQREPEDRPHDDTLADQLGIVPEAQSLDSIDSHLSSLSGHSESLLVGRESQLLELEQTRQELLQTRQSLVVFISGRSGEGKTSLAEKFLQSPRLGNELLVLSGRCYDRESVPFKVIDCLIDALVAYLRVQPTDEVHALLPDDVAMLAQLFPVLRRVEAIATQSPFNLTGIDSRQIRFRAFAALRELLISIGTSTPLILFVDDLQWGDADSASAMAELLKPPGAPAVMLLGTYRSDEAESSPFIMAWRENRPEVRELTIEVAPLSQDECAALFAARLGVTDESLCHDAAKLYEAAQGNPYFLEQLLEGYDHETGRFQPIPLQDVITRRLERLPDDALPLLESIAIAGQAVRLDEVAHVAGDLGSAFATITHMRSERLVRLIGSENQQLVDTYHDKIRETVLAEMDPQRHRRLHWKFGEYLEQSENLTAAQVLDCLNVDPVDDETAEAIASDRIVDLAYHFYAAGDSRAFAYQFMAGELAYRAYSTEEALTFLRSAETLLPKDATDALRYRLLNRLGNTLIRLKSFTDGLDLLHQTIALAPSSLSRTHTFFQMGVATATIARYDTSLEYFDMALAEIGSRRRQALGALFTIPFMAARVFLLPHRRWSDSQPDLPQKQRALEQRIHYQLVTLLFEKSPMGQYYSMFRLAQLAADSRNRDLYVEGTIELAGFLILAGLPRLGRWQTQRVADISSPAQNSPEIRGELVKLRGLYYNATGELQQARRDCEESFAILSKAGAHWQASFAIHLARHVLQVVGNSMEEADAARKVIILGKTTGDFRAQCWGQYDLAGGLARAGQIEAAKQRIEKARVLLGKCEASASTETIFLATEAYVLLQASEYGLARATAERSWRLTKRLLLFMEYNLLSLPVLIACITGPKWVWTPAAEKRILKRLLRSSWMAMGMHPNLKPHVYRVHGRAFWTLGKHRKAIRSFQKAIECAENIGADYDRARSLLDLAAVQVDGRDERRQAAIELLKKQESVLPWAERWLLGDQFDEKCVAPPS, from the coding sequence ATGGACAACCACGAACGACAAACTAGCTTTGAGCAAATCCAAACCATTTGTCGGGATTTCCGGCGAAAGCTCAAAAGCGGTCTGCCCAAGCGGATCGAGGATTATCTGGATCGAGTTTACGAACCATCACGTGAGATGCTGTTTCAAAATCTGTTGCACGTCGAAATTGAGTTTCGGCGACGACAGGGCGAGCAGCCGGAGTCTAACGAGTACGCAGCTAGGTTTCCTGATCTCACGCGACTGGTTCGTCAGGCCTTTTTTGAATCGACAATGATGTCGATGAGTCCAGAGGTGGAAACCCCCGCGGACGAAGCGACTATTCTTTACGGGATGCCCGCCGCACGGAAATTGGGTGACTATGAGTTGCTACGGGAACTGGGTCGCGGCGGTTTTGGTGTTGTGTACGAAGCCCGGCATTTGCAACGTGGCGAAATCGTTGCGATCAAGACATTGCCCATCCAATCCGACGGTCAAACACAATCGCTCGACGATGCCGAACGTCTGCATCGTTTTCGGCGAGAGTTTCGATCGCTCTCGGAGATCAACCACCCGAACTTAGTCGGTATGCAGTCGCTGGAGGTTGACGGACGGCAGTGGTTCTTCACGATGGACCTCGTCGACGGTGTCGATTTTCTGGAATACGTGCGGCCGCATGGTGCGCTCAACGAAACGCGGCTGCGGGAATCGCTGGGCCAACTTGTTGCCGGTATCCTCGCGTTACATCACCTAGAAATCGTGCATCGCGATCTCAAACCTAGTAACGTGTTCGTCTCTGCCGACGGTCTAGTGACGATCATGGACTTCGGACTTGTCGCGGAACTGCAGGTACGAACCGACCAGACGATTTCCATGTACTCGAAGCAGTTTGCCGGCACGCCACGCTACGCGGCGCCTGAACAAACTCTGGGGGTGCGTTCGACCGCGTCCGACTGGTACGCGATGGGCGTCATGCTTTACGAAGCTCTGACGGGCGAAGTTCCGTTTACTGGGTCGCACGTTGACGTGATTGTGCAGAAAAGGACCGAGGACGCTCCCAAACTCCGCGAACGCGACGACATCCCGGTGGACTTGGCGGAATTGGTCGATCACTTGTTGCAACGCGAGCCGGAGGACCGTCCTCACGACGACACCCTTGCCGACCAACTGGGCATCGTGCCGGAAGCTCAGTCACTGGACTCGATCGACAGTCATCTATCAAGTCTCTCCGGACACTCCGAAAGTCTCCTCGTCGGCCGAGAGTCTCAACTGCTGGAATTGGAACAAACGCGACAAGAACTTCTTCAAACGCGTCAATCACTTGTCGTCTTCATCAGTGGTCGCAGTGGCGAAGGCAAAACGTCGCTTGCGGAGAAGTTTCTTCAAAGTCCCCGGCTCGGCAACGAACTGCTTGTGCTTTCCGGGCGTTGCTACGATCGTGAGTCCGTTCCGTTCAAAGTGATTGACTGCCTCATTGATGCGTTGGTGGCCTATCTCCGAGTACAGCCGACGGACGAAGTGCATGCGTTGCTACCTGACGACGTTGCGATGTTGGCACAGTTGTTTCCTGTGTTGCGACGAGTCGAGGCGATTGCCACGCAATCCCCGTTCAATCTGACGGGGATCGATAGCCGACAGATTCGATTCCGTGCGTTCGCTGCACTCCGTGAGTTGTTGATCTCGATTGGCACGTCAACACCCCTGATTTTGTTCGTTGACGATCTGCAATGGGGTGATGCGGACAGTGCGTCGGCGATGGCGGAATTGCTTAAGCCACCTGGTGCTCCTGCTGTGATGCTACTAGGCACCTACCGCAGTGACGAAGCCGAATCGAGTCCGTTCATCATGGCATGGCGGGAGAACCGCCCGGAAGTGCGGGAGTTGACTATCGAAGTGGCACCGTTGTCGCAAGACGAATGCGCGGCACTGTTCGCTGCTCGCTTGGGAGTCACGGACGAATCACTGTGTCATGATGCGGCGAAACTGTACGAAGCGGCGCAAGGGAACCCTTACTTTCTGGAGCAACTTCTCGAAGGCTACGACCATGAAACAGGGCGTTTCCAGCCGATCCCTTTGCAGGACGTCATCACGCGTCGGCTCGAACGACTTCCCGATGACGCATTGCCGCTGCTGGAATCGATTGCCATTGCAGGACAAGCCGTGCGGCTGGACGAAGTCGCTCACGTCGCTGGTGACCTCGGTTCGGCTTTCGCAACGATCACGCATATGCGGAGCGAACGCTTGGTACGGTTGATCGGCTCCGAGAACCAGCAACTGGTCGACACATATCACGACAAGATCCGCGAAACGGTGTTGGCGGAGATGGATCCGCAGCGGCATCGTCGACTGCACTGGAAGTTTGGGGAATACTTAGAACAATCCGAAAACCTGACGGCAGCACAAGTCCTTGACTGCTTGAATGTCGATCCCGTCGATGACGAGACCGCCGAAGCCATCGCATCGGATCGCATTGTCGATCTTGCCTACCACTTCTACGCAGCCGGAGATTCACGAGCCTTTGCCTATCAATTCATGGCGGGGGAGTTGGCCTACCGTGCCTATTCGACGGAAGAAGCATTGACGTTTCTCAGAAGCGCGGAAACATTGCTGCCGAAGGATGCAACCGATGCACTGCGGTACCGCCTCCTCAACCGATTAGGCAATACTCTAATCCGACTGAAGTCCTTCACGGATGGGTTAGACCTATTGCATCAGACGATTGCACTAGCGCCTTCAAGCCTTTCGCGGACACACACGTTTTTCCAAATGGGTGTGGCTACGGCAACAATCGCCAGATATGACACGTCCCTTGAGTATTTCGACATGGCCCTTGCGGAGATCGGTTCCCGAAGGCGGCAGGCACTGGGGGCGTTGTTCACCATACCTTTCATGGCGGCTCGGGTGTTTCTGCTTCCACATCGTCGCTGGTCGGACTCACAACCGGACCTGCCGCAGAAACAAAGGGCATTGGAGCAACGGATTCACTATCAACTCGTCACTCTTCTGTTCGAAAAGTCGCCGATGGGGCAATACTACTCCATGTTTCGACTAGCACAGTTAGCCGCTGACTCAAGAAATCGAGATCTTTATGTCGAGGGCACGATCGAGCTTGCTGGGTTTCTCATACTTGCTGGACTTCCGAGACTTGGGAGGTGGCAAACCCAGAGAGTGGCGGACATTTCGTCTCCGGCTCAGAACTCTCCGGAAATTCGTGGAGAACTCGTCAAATTACGAGGCCTCTATTACAACGCGACTGGAGAATTGCAGCAGGCACGCCGCGACTGTGAAGAGTCGTTTGCGATTCTTTCGAAAGCCGGAGCTCACTGGCAAGCCTCGTTCGCGATCCACCTGGCTCGTCACGTGCTCCAAGTTGTCGGCAACTCGATGGAGGAAGCGGATGCCGCTCGCAAGGTCATCATCCTTGGCAAAACGACTGGCGACTTTCGCGCACAGTGTTGGGGTCAATACGATCTCGCCGGCGGCTTAGCCCGAGCTGGACAAATCGAAGCTGCGAAACAGCGGATTGAAAAGGCCCGAGTCCTCCTCGGCAAATGCGAGGCATCGGCGAGTACCGAGACGATTTTTCTGGCGACCGAGGCCTACGTCTTGCTGCAAGCTTCGGAATATGGGCTGGCCCGTGCGACTGCGGAGAGATCGTGGCGACTGACCAAGCGTTTGTTGCTCTTCATGGAATACAACTTGTTGAGCCTGCCAGTTTTGATCGCATGCATCACGGGGCCGAAATGGGTCTGGACGCCCGCCGCTGAAAAACGGATTCTAAAGCGACTCTTGCGGTCATCATGGATGGCGATGGGCATGCATCCCAATTTGAAGCCGCACGTCTATCGTGTCCATGGACGAGCATTTTGGACGCTCGGCAAACATCGCAAAGCCATTCGCAGTTTTCAAAAGGCGATCGAATGCGCTGAAAACATTGGTGCCGACTACGACCGTGCCCGCAGTTTGCTCGATCTCGCGGCCGTCCAGGTAGACGGGCGGGACGAAAGACGCCAAGCCGCGATTGAACTACTCAAGAAACAAGAGTCTGTTCTCCCCTGGGCCGAGCGTTGGCTGCTGGGAGATCAGTTTGACGAAAAGTGCGTCGCTCCACCATCGTGA
- a CDS encoding WD40 repeat domain-containing serine/threonine-protein kinase: MCDSVAPDDRSQRLEQAVLEWLQAEDRGEPLEPAQFLSTYSDIADELRDYLATQEAISSPYNRSARIPTCNVDDITVDDSQWRTQANRPVPPAAELWLSPNELAPTFELLDVIACGGMGAVYKARQVSLDRIVALKVVLLGDWASEEHRNRFQIEARALAKLRHPAIVTVYGAGQLNGRPYLEMEFIEGRTLQEVIDDGPLEAQQAADILAKVAAGIQAAHNNDVLHRDLKPSNVLLDERDQPHVADFGLAKILGGRDDLTLTGQVIGTPSYLSPEQASGEREVGSATDIYGLGAILYAVLTGRPPFRTASTAQTLRLVHETEPPDPRLLNPAVPRDLTTICLKCLRKEPRARYASAADVAEDLRRFLNGKPIKARPAGRLERIVRWAHRNQLLAMILALLSLCVVVGVAGLLIHVNAIDDLNSRLSNRNLELESALATAESLRQREQSTADRMRQLSYAADMRLAVEARQRNDVRQVADLLKNHIPQNGSRDVRCFLWRYLSRVTPQPLQTFDRLDRPNYFVQWSPDGRWCAVCGADGFVRFYDPETGKIVSETDSRQKEVNSIAFHPKLPILATAGDDGTVRLWTLPDFNLAGSDTKLTEDATLNVFDARPVYGVAFTPDGKSLAACGDAPDVQIWDPHTRTRRSVLSGHHNRRVEALAISPDGRWLVTVSRDNTFAIWNLETHTVQLTRDCGLLPLTCVAFLSDGEHFLIGSIDGVVRLCDVTYARKRAQFDRPDGIQQVAMVDQDHMLISDRGGTVSLLKCSTGNEGYGIEVVTAWQADGDRIYGLAAEPSGKTFVTASRSGRVDQWNTHHVEPDVIRFGGLPKKYIIRMFPSVCLDNGEILICSSNELVRRNLTTRVSENVITTDGGVPVSCDARPDESLIVVVEDPNLVHVLARGQKVRTIVAGDAKDYIRAVRLMPNSDTALILRRHGKLQTLDLNTGDLQDRFSPCDAISSMSRGDRLWLAEKQTNSLVAVDCQNWKPIHRIRAHRDTIRAVAESPDGSQVAVTGADRSLSLWDTTTGALVHRFESLPTTATALAWSPDGLTIATSTEEGEVYLFQAATLRVMGQVYQTDSLPAQVIFSPDNHWMSIIDDRLQIHMLEGQRNEKASALPR; this comes from the coding sequence ATGTGCGATTCTGTTGCCCCCGACGACCGCTCGCAACGGCTGGAACAAGCGGTTCTCGAATGGTTGCAAGCCGAGGATCGCGGCGAACCGCTGGAACCGGCACAATTCCTCTCGACATATTCCGACATCGCTGACGAATTACGGGATTACTTAGCAACGCAGGAAGCCATCAGCAGTCCATATAACCGCTCGGCCCGAATTCCAACTTGCAACGTCGATGACATCACCGTTGACGACTCCCAGTGGCGAACGCAGGCGAACCGACCTGTTCCCCCTGCCGCGGAACTCTGGCTCTCACCGAATGAATTGGCTCCGACATTCGAATTGCTGGATGTGATCGCCTGCGGTGGAATGGGAGCGGTTTACAAGGCACGGCAGGTTTCGCTCGACCGCATCGTCGCATTGAAGGTCGTGTTGTTGGGAGACTGGGCCTCGGAAGAACACCGCAATCGATTTCAAATCGAGGCGCGAGCGCTGGCCAAGTTACGACATCCAGCAATCGTTACGGTCTACGGAGCAGGGCAGTTGAATGGGCGGCCTTATCTCGAAATGGAGTTTATTGAAGGTCGCACATTGCAAGAAGTCATTGACGACGGTCCGCTGGAGGCCCAACAAGCGGCGGACATCTTGGCCAAAGTCGCGGCGGGAATTCAAGCCGCTCACAACAATGATGTCCTGCATCGTGACCTGAAGCCGTCGAATGTTCTCCTGGACGAACGAGATCAGCCGCACGTTGCCGACTTTGGGCTGGCGAAAATCCTCGGCGGTCGCGATGATCTGACTCTCACTGGCCAAGTCATCGGCACGCCCAGCTATCTGTCGCCGGAACAAGCGAGCGGTGAACGTGAGGTGGGATCAGCGACCGACATCTACGGTTTAGGAGCGATTCTCTACGCCGTACTGACCGGTCGGCCGCCGTTTCGAACCGCAAGCACCGCCCAGACATTGCGGCTTGTCCACGAAACGGAACCACCGGATCCGCGATTGCTCAATCCGGCGGTGCCACGCGATCTGACCACCATCTGCCTGAAATGTCTTCGCAAGGAACCACGTGCTCGTTACGCATCAGCTGCTGATGTCGCCGAGGATTTGCGTCGGTTCCTCAACGGCAAACCGATCAAAGCCCGACCCGCCGGTCGACTCGAACGCATCGTGCGATGGGCGCACCGGAATCAATTGCTGGCCATGATTCTGGCTTTGCTAAGTCTTTGCGTGGTTGTCGGTGTCGCCGGACTTCTCATCCATGTGAACGCCATTGACGATCTCAATTCGCGATTGTCGAATCGTAATCTGGAACTTGAATCGGCACTTGCGACGGCTGAATCGTTGCGACAACGGGAGCAATCGACGGCCGATCGCATGCGACAATTAAGTTACGCGGCCGACATGCGGCTCGCGGTCGAAGCGCGGCAGCGAAACGATGTGCGGCAGGTCGCCGATCTACTTAAAAACCACATTCCGCAAAACGGAAGCCGTGACGTCCGGTGTTTCTTGTGGCGGTACCTTAGCCGCGTCACACCGCAGCCGTTACAAACCTTCGACCGATTGGATCGGCCTAACTATTTCGTCCAATGGTCGCCCGACGGCCGATGGTGTGCAGTCTGCGGGGCAGACGGTTTCGTGCGTTTTTATGACCCAGAAACGGGGAAGATCGTTAGCGAAACAGACAGTCGGCAGAAAGAAGTGAACTCCATCGCCTTCCACCCAAAGTTACCGATTTTGGCCACAGCCGGTGACGATGGAACAGTGCGGCTGTGGACACTGCCGGACTTCAACCTCGCCGGTTCGGATACGAAGTTAACCGAGGACGCCACGCTGAACGTGTTCGACGCGCGTCCCGTGTACGGCGTAGCGTTCACGCCGGATGGAAAATCGCTGGCGGCGTGCGGCGACGCCCCAGATGTTCAGATTTGGGATCCCCACACGCGGACAAGACGCAGCGTGCTTAGCGGACACCACAATCGACGGGTGGAAGCATTAGCGATTTCCCCCGACGGTCGCTGGCTCGTGACGGTCAGCCGGGACAATACCTTTGCCATATGGAACTTAGAAACGCACACAGTACAACTGACACGGGATTGCGGCCTCCTTCCTCTGACTTGCGTTGCGTTTCTAAGCGATGGCGAGCATTTTCTCATCGGTTCGATCGACGGAGTTGTTCGTCTATGTGACGTAACTTATGCTCGCAAACGGGCCCAATTTGACCGACCGGACGGAATCCAGCAGGTCGCCATGGTTGACCAAGATCACATGCTCATCAGTGACCGTGGCGGAACCGTTAGCCTGTTGAAATGCTCGACTGGGAACGAAGGGTACGGAATCGAAGTCGTCACCGCCTGGCAGGCGGACGGCGACCGCATCTACGGGCTAGCGGCAGAACCTAGCGGCAAAACGTTCGTCACGGCGTCTAGGTCCGGTCGCGTGGATCAATGGAACACTCATCATGTCGAACCGGATGTCATCCGTTTCGGTGGTCTGCCGAAAAAATACATAATCAGAATGTTTCCCAGCGTCTGCCTAGACAACGGAGAGATTCTGATCTGCTCATCGAACGAACTCGTTCGCCGAAATCTCACAACGCGGGTTTCCGAAAATGTCATCACGACGGATGGCGGTGTACCCGTCTCCTGCGATGCCCGGCCCGACGAAAGTTTGATCGTCGTCGTTGAAGATCCAAACCTGGTCCATGTGCTCGCACGGGGGCAAAAAGTCCGCACGATCGTAGCGGGTGACGCCAAGGACTATATTCGAGCGGTACGACTGATGCCGAATTCGGATACGGCTCTCATTCTTCGCCGACACGGTAAATTACAGACACTGGATTTGAACACCGGTGATTTGCAGGATCGCTTCTCACCTTGCGATGCTATTTCGTCCATGTCACGTGGCGATCGTTTGTGGCTTGCCGAAAAACAGACGAATTCGCTCGTTGCCGTCGATTGTCAAAATTGGAAGCCGATTCATCGCATCCGCGCTCACCGAGACACGATCCGCGCTGTTGCCGAATCCCCAGACGGAAGCCAAGTCGCTGTCACGGGAGCCGATCGCAGCCTCTCACTCTGGGACACCACAACTGGCGCGTTGGTCCACCGCTTTGAATCATTGCCGACAACGGCCACGGCATTGGCCTGGTCGCCGGATGGCTTGACGATCGCCACCTCCACTGAAGAAGGTGAGGTTTACTTGTTCCAGGCGGCAACGCTACGAGTCATGGGTCAGGTGTATCAAACAGACAGTCTTCCCGCGCAAGTGATATTCTCACCAGACAACCACTGGATGTCGATCATCGACGATCGACTGCAAATCCACATGTTGGAAGGGCAGCGTAACGAAAAAGCATCCGCACTCCCTCGATAA